In one Ochotona princeps isolate mOchPri1 chromosome 16, mOchPri1.hap1, whole genome shotgun sequence genomic region, the following are encoded:
- the CFAP20 gene encoding cilia- and flagella-associated protein 20, with the protein MFKNTFQSGFLSILYSIGSKPLQIWDKKVRNGHIKRITDNDIQSLVLEIEGTNVSTTYITCPADPKKTLGIKLPFLVMIIKNLKKYFTFEVQVLDDKNVRRRFRASNYQSTTRVKPFICTMPMRLDDGWNQIQFNLSDFTRRAYGTNYIETLRVQIHANCRIRRVYFSDRLYSEDELPAEFKLYLPVQNKAKQ; encoded by the exons ATGTTCAAAAACACGTTCCAGAGCGGCTTCCTCTCCATCCTCTACAGCATCGGCAGCAAACCCCTGCAGATCTGGGACAAAAAG GTGCGGAATGGCCACATCAAAAGAATCACTGATAATGACATCCAATCCCTGGTGCTAGAGATTGAAGGGACCAACGTCAG CACAACTTACATCACATGTCCCGCAGACCCCAAGAAGACACTGGGAATTAAACTTCCTTTCCTTGTCATGATTATCAAAAACCTGAAGAAATACTTCACCTTTGAAGTTCAA GTGTTGGATGACAAGAATGTGCGCCGGCGGTTTCGCGCAAGTAATTACCAGAGTACCACGCGTGTGAAGCCCTTCATTTGTACCATGCCCATGCGGCTGGACGACGGCTGGAACCAGATTCAGTTCAACTTGTCCGACTTCACCCGGCGAGCCTATGGCACAAACTACATTGAGACCTTGAGAGTTCAG ATCCACGCCAACTGTCGCATCCGGCGGGTTTACTTCTCCGACAGGCTCTACTCTGAAGATGAGCTGCCGGCAGAGTTCAAACTGTATCTTCCAGTGCAGAACAAGGCCAAG CAATAA